In the genome of Xanthocytophaga agilis, one region contains:
- a CDS encoding DUF58 domain-containing protein: protein MITTDLLKKVQKLAFRARYISEHLLAGQYHSHFRGKGMTFSELRKYQFGDDVRSIDWNVTARYQEPYLKVFQEERALNLLLLVDVSASMNFGTSSQSKRELAQELAAVLALAAHQNNDQVGLVLFSDQVEHLVRPQKGYQHILRLIRDMLEHKPVEKKTNIAVALQLAMSLVKQKSIVCIISDFASSDYQSLLQLASARHEVIGLHVSDVRETELPNVGWLPVQEAETGAKAWLPTFLKGTRNQYNNLGLQHIRDTQAIFKSSKADLLQIHTGEDYVDKLRTFFVTR, encoded by the coding sequence TTGATTACCACTGATCTTCTTAAAAAGGTTCAGAAACTGGCTTTTCGGGCCAGATATATTTCTGAACACCTGCTGGCTGGTCAGTACCACAGCCATTTTCGTGGTAAAGGAATGACATTCAGTGAACTGAGAAAATATCAGTTTGGGGATGATGTGCGCTCTATTGACTGGAATGTCACTGCCCGCTATCAGGAACCCTATCTGAAAGTGTTTCAGGAAGAGCGGGCACTAAATCTATTGCTGTTGGTTGATGTAAGTGCCTCAATGAACTTTGGTACATCTTCTCAATCCAAACGGGAGCTGGCGCAAGAACTAGCTGCTGTACTGGCACTGGCCGCACACCAGAATAATGATCAGGTAGGGTTGGTTTTGTTCAGCGACCAAGTAGAGCATCTTGTTCGTCCTCAAAAAGGGTATCAGCATATACTGCGTCTGATTCGAGATATGCTGGAACATAAACCTGTGGAGAAGAAAACCAATATAGCGGTGGCTTTGCAATTGGCAATGAGTCTGGTAAAGCAGAAAAGTATTGTTTGTATTATTTCCGATTTTGCTTCATCTGATTACCAGTCTTTATTACAACTGGCATCTGCACGACATGAGGTAATTGGACTCCATGTCTCAGATGTACGGGAAACGGAGTTACCCAATGTTGGGTGGCTGCCTGTACAAGAAGCAGAGACAGGTGCTAAAGCCTGGTTACCTACTTTTCTGAAAGGGACCCGAAATCAATACAACAATTTAGGTTTGCAACATATAAGAGATACTCAAGCTATATTTAAAAGTAGCAAAGCAGATTTGTTGCAGATTCATACCGGAGAAGATTATGTCGACAAGCTTCGAACTTTTTTTGTAACGAGATGA
- a CDS encoding DsbA family protein — MKLPSILYIYDPLCFWCYGFGPILQKLFESLHHKIHFEVLSGGMYIGNQAGTVSQVSPYLKTAYKEIERQTGVPFGENFVQHILEPGTAILNSEKPCIALTTFKSYQPENIVYFIHHLQEAFYYDGKDLNEDATYHPLAKLFGIDGEEFVKKMYHPDYTRKTKEEFKIVNEMGVSTFPTILLLTEKQNYLLTRGYIDFEPLYLTINQLLSPVS, encoded by the coding sequence ATGAAACTTCCATCCATATTATACATATACGATCCGCTATGCTTCTGGTGTTATGGTTTTGGACCAATCTTACAAAAACTTTTTGAATCCCTTCATCATAAAATCCACTTCGAAGTTTTATCCGGAGGTATGTATATTGGGAATCAGGCAGGCACAGTCAGTCAAGTGTCTCCCTATCTCAAAACTGCCTATAAAGAAATAGAAAGGCAAACAGGCGTCCCTTTTGGCGAAAACTTTGTCCAGCATATTTTAGAACCAGGCACAGCTATTCTCAACTCGGAAAAACCCTGTATTGCGCTCACAACATTCAAGAGTTATCAACCTGAGAATATTGTTTACTTTATCCACCATTTGCAGGAAGCATTTTATTACGACGGCAAAGATCTGAACGAAGATGCAACTTACCATCCACTGGCAAAACTTTTTGGTATTGATGGAGAAGAATTTGTCAAAAAGATGTACCACCCCGACTATACACGAAAAACAAAAGAAGAATTCAAGATTGTAAATGAAATGGGAGTATCCACGTTCCCAACTATTCTTTTACTTACAGAAAAGCAAAATTATCTGCTTACCCGTGGGTATATAGATTTCGAACCTCTTTATCTTACGATAAACCAACTGCTTTCTCCTGTCAGTTGA
- a CDS encoding 7TM-DISM domain-containing protein has product MRHYLPFLFFFALFSIYGQQSYIELSPTTDEIFLNKNVYIYANACSSATINSLLIEKASSFIPSSSIVPNFGRAGGVHWARFHVKSLTTRRWILEIDFPYIDNLQIFLVKDKTHLVGQWGPMGWQLASDKRHINHRNYITALDLQANTNYTVYIRASNKIGLLKLPITLWDEQRFYQADDQRMIAWGWFGGIMFFMSLFGLFLYLVFQDQTYLYFSIYTLGFMYLMYLMEGIIRYFFPTGPDWLTGSEARPLFSILTVAALLKFSQLYLFIGRQTHSRVYVFIQYALYATLALLVSIYVYLFYHISNHLLLQIGNTLIILIVLSIVLLVIWRIIQGYKPALFYLVAILPFIVIGIGQTLLSYNLISHRTIFFEGLPFAVVCKVFILCMGLIYRFKIYKSKNENLLLEINKEQQRTYEAILKGKEEEGKRMKEELRALEMQTMYQSERERIARDLHDNVGSQLTFIISNLDYIAHHSEQTQEKNSLKPTLEEVGNHARETMHLLRDTMWAVHKESITAEELVKRLQYYVNQRFRYNEKPVCQLTFLLHKNPLLKPGDALNLFRIVQEALNNVLKHAQASVIQIYVSISTDNELILQIGDNGVGFSIQPSTVAQERFGLQNMQKRAESIGARFELQSAFNQGTTVSVTMTI; this is encoded by the coding sequence ATGAGACATTATTTACCTTTTCTCTTCTTCTTTGCCCTGTTTTCTATTTATGGCCAGCAATCATATATTGAACTTTCTCCCACCACCGATGAGATATTCCTGAATAAAAATGTTTACATCTATGCAAATGCTTGTAGTTCAGCTACTATCAACAGTCTACTTATTGAAAAAGCTTCTTCCTTTATTCCAAGTTCTTCTATTGTACCAAATTTTGGACGGGCAGGAGGTGTTCACTGGGCACGTTTTCATGTAAAAAGCCTAACTACCAGGCGATGGATTCTTGAAATAGACTTTCCTTACATTGATAACCTTCAAATCTTTCTGGTCAAAGATAAGACACATCTGGTTGGTCAGTGGGGACCTATGGGCTGGCAATTAGCATCGGACAAGCGACACATCAATCATCGTAACTATATAACTGCGCTAGATTTACAAGCCAATACTAACTACACTGTATATATTCGGGCAAGCAATAAAATAGGATTACTAAAACTCCCTATAACTTTATGGGATGAACAAAGATTTTATCAGGCAGATGACCAACGTATGATAGCATGGGGTTGGTTCGGGGGAATTATGTTCTTTATGAGTTTGTTTGGTTTATTTCTATATCTGGTATTTCAGGATCAAACCTATCTTTACTTTTCTATTTATACACTAGGGTTTATGTATCTGATGTATCTGATGGAAGGTATCATACGTTACTTTTTTCCTACAGGTCCTGATTGGCTTACAGGTAGCGAAGCCCGTCCGCTATTTTCTATTCTGACAGTAGCAGCCTTGCTTAAGTTCTCGCAATTATATCTCTTTATTGGTCGACAAACCCATTCGCGTGTATATGTGTTTATCCAATATGCATTGTACGCCACCCTTGCCTTACTAGTTAGCATCTATGTCTATTTGTTTTACCATATTTCCAATCATCTGCTTTTACAAATTGGAAATACATTAATTATACTGATCGTGTTAAGTATAGTACTCCTGGTTATATGGCGTATTATTCAAGGCTATAAACCAGCCCTTTTTTATCTGGTTGCGATTCTTCCTTTTATCGTTATTGGAATTGGTCAGACGTTACTGAGCTATAATCTGATCAGTCATAGAACTATATTTTTTGAAGGCTTGCCATTTGCAGTAGTATGTAAAGTCTTTATACTATGCATGGGATTAATTTACCGCTTTAAAATATATAAAAGCAAAAACGAAAACCTGCTCCTTGAAATTAATAAGGAACAACAGCGCACCTATGAAGCTATACTAAAGGGTAAGGAAGAAGAAGGCAAACGAATGAAAGAAGAACTTCGGGCACTGGAAATGCAGACAATGTATCAGTCAGAAAGAGAGCGAATTGCAAGGGATCTGCATGATAATGTAGGTTCACAGCTTACATTTATTATCTCTAATCTTGATTATATAGCCCATCATTCTGAGCAAACACAAGAAAAAAACTCACTGAAACCCACTCTCGAAGAGGTAGGAAACCATGCCCGCGAAACCATGCATTTATTACGGGATACCATGTGGGCCGTTCACAAAGAAAGTATCACTGCCGAAGAGTTAGTGAAAAGGCTACAATATTATGTCAATCAGCGGTTTCGCTACAATGAAAAACCTGTATGCCAACTTACATTCTTATTGCATAAAAATCCACTTCTAAAACCGGGAGATGCCTTAAATCTGTTTCGTATTGTACAGGAAGCGCTCAATAATGTACTCAAACATGCCCAGGCTTCTGTTATCCAGATTTATGTATCCATCTCAACAGATAACGAACTTATCCTGCAAATAGGTGATAATGGTGTCGGTTTTTCCATACAGCCTTCAACTGTTGCTCAGGAACGATTTGGCTTACAAAATATGCAGAAGCGGGCAGAAAGTATTGGTGCACGATTTGAACTTCAATCTGCCTTTAACCAGGGAACTACCGTTTCGGTCACAATGACCATATAA
- a CDS encoding response regulator transcription factor yields the protein MRTSIALVDDNRYLIRSISQNLVCFEEIEILFTAYDGGEVLEKLKNIAELPQVILMDIEMEPMDGITATALIRKYFPDIKIIILSVFTEDDKIFEAIRAGASGYLLKDEKSARIVDAIEQVVEGGAPMSPSIAQKTLQWLRNAPPPASTAATLTPQSFDLTKRELEILEHIAIGLTYQQIGDKLFISSKTVRKHTENIYQKLHVHSKVEAIQLANKHNWLGNI from the coding sequence GTGAGGACAAGCATAGCATTAGTAGATGATAACAGGTATCTGATCCGTTCCATTAGTCAAAACCTGGTATGTTTTGAAGAAATAGAGATTTTGTTTACTGCTTATGATGGTGGTGAAGTACTTGAAAAGCTAAAAAATATAGCAGAACTACCACAGGTGATCCTGATGGATATTGAAATGGAGCCAATGGATGGCATTACAGCAACTGCCTTGATACGAAAATATTTCCCTGATATTAAAATCATCATCTTATCTGTATTTACAGAAGATGATAAAATCTTTGAAGCGATACGGGCAGGGGCTTCTGGGTATTTGTTAAAAGATGAAAAAAGTGCACGAATTGTAGATGCCATTGAACAAGTAGTAGAAGGTGGCGCGCCTATGTCTCCCTCCATTGCACAGAAAACTCTGCAATGGCTCAGAAACGCCCCTCCTCCGGCATCAACCGCAGCCACTCTGACACCGCAAAGTTTTGATCTAACTAAACGGGAACTAGAAATTCTGGAACACATAGCTATAGGACTTACCTATCAGCAGATTGGTGATAAATTATTTATAAGCTCCAAAACAGTCCGTAAACACACAGAGAATATTTACCAGAAGCTCCACGTACATTCCAAAGTAGAGGCGATTCAACTCGCTAATAAACACAACTGGCTAGGAAACATCTAA
- a CDS encoding peptide chain release factor 3, producing MSLKEEVQKRRTFAIISHPDAGKTTLTEKCLLFGGAIQTAGAVKSNKIKKGAASDFMEIERQRGISVATSVMSFDYNNCKVNLLDTPGHKDFAEDTYRTLTAVDSVILVIDCVKGVEEQTERLMEVCRMRDTPVIIFINKMDREGRPPFDLLDELEQKLHISTRPLAWPIGMGSDFQGVYNLYEKSLYLFSANKTKISDDIVAIQDLNDPELDKTVGERAANQLREDVELVEGVYEPFNIEMYRAGLLAPVFFGSALNNFGVKELLDAFTRIAPPPHERESANRVVAPEENKFSGFIFKIHANLDPRHRDRIAFLRVCSGKFERNKFFHHVRLDKNFRFSNPYAFLAQDKEVIEEAFPGDVIGLYDTGNFKIGDTLTEGEDLIFKGIPSFSPEIFREVINTDPMKTKQLEKGVQQLTDEGVAQLFIQQPGNRKIIGTVGELQFDVIQYRLENEYGASCRFIPMNVYKACWLTSENLEVLDAFCRIKAKDIAFDKDNNRVYMAETEWQLNMTIRNNPEIQFHFISEFTTTEHMERK from the coding sequence ATGTCTTTAAAAGAAGAAGTACAAAAGCGAAGAACATTTGCCATTATCAGTCACCCGGATGCCGGAAAAACAACACTGACAGAAAAATGTCTATTATTTGGGGGAGCTATTCAGACTGCTGGGGCTGTAAAATCGAATAAAATCAAAAAAGGGGCTGCCTCCGACTTTATGGAAATCGAACGGCAACGGGGTATCTCAGTAGCAACTTCCGTGATGTCGTTTGATTATAACAACTGTAAAGTAAATCTGCTGGATACACCTGGTCACAAGGACTTTGCTGAAGATACTTATCGTACCCTTACCGCTGTGGATAGTGTAATTCTGGTTATTGACTGTGTAAAAGGCGTTGAGGAACAAACAGAACGTCTGATGGAAGTTTGCAGAATGCGTGATACACCCGTTATCATATTTATCAATAAAATGGACCGTGAAGGCCGTCCTCCCTTTGATTTATTGGACGAACTAGAACAGAAGTTACACATCAGTACTCGTCCACTAGCATGGCCGATTGGAATGGGTAGTGACTTTCAGGGAGTATATAATCTTTATGAAAAAAGTCTGTACTTATTCAGTGCCAACAAAACAAAAATTTCAGACGACATTGTAGCCATTCAGGATTTAAATGACCCGGAACTAGACAAGACAGTAGGTGAACGTGCAGCCAATCAACTACGTGAAGATGTAGAACTGGTAGAAGGTGTATATGAGCCGTTCAATATCGAAATGTATCGGGCTGGGTTACTGGCTCCCGTGTTTTTTGGTAGTGCACTTAATAACTTTGGGGTCAAAGAACTATTGGATGCTTTTACCCGTATTGCTCCTCCTCCACACGAAAGAGAATCTGCCAATCGGGTTGTTGCACCAGAAGAGAACAAGTTCAGCGGATTTATCTTTAAGATTCATGCCAACCTGGACCCTCGTCACCGTGACCGCATTGCTTTTTTACGGGTATGCTCTGGAAAGTTTGAGCGAAACAAGTTTTTCCACCATGTGCGTTTGGATAAAAACTTTCGTTTCTCGAACCCATATGCCTTTCTGGCTCAGGACAAGGAAGTAATCGAAGAAGCCTTTCCTGGTGATGTAATCGGTTTGTATGATACAGGTAACTTTAAAATCGGAGATACACTAACAGAAGGTGAAGATCTGATCTTCAAAGGAATTCCTAGCTTTTCTCCAGAAATATTCCGGGAAGTTATCAATACAGATCCTATGAAGACAAAGCAGTTGGAGAAAGGCGTACAACAGCTAACAGACGAAGGAGTTGCTCAGTTATTCATTCAGCAACCTGGTAACCGTAAAATTATTGGCACAGTAGGTGAACTTCAGTTTGATGTAATTCAGTACCGTCTGGAAAACGAATATGGAGCTTCCTGTCGGTTCATCCCTATGAACGTATACAAAGCATGTTGGTTAACTTCCGAGAATTTGGAGGTATTGGATGCGTTCTGTCGTATCAAAGCCAAAGACATTGCATTTGATAAAGACAATAACCGTGTATATATGGCAGAAACTGAGTGGCAACTAAATATGACTATTCGAAACAATCCCGAAATCCAGTTTCACTTTATTTCTGAGTTCACAACTACAGAACATATGGAACGCAAATAA
- a CDS encoding DinB family protein, with translation MNNTIQNPEVWLRGPLPNIPPLLQPVAHALLQAQEELYTYLKDFPDTLLWERPGGVASVGFHLQHLAGVLDRLFTYAKGQALTEQQLNSLSLEGKSPTPSTTTQALLQAFDTQLTMALAQLRITEEQSLTEVRRVGRAQIPSTVIGLLFHAAEHTQRHVGQLLVTAKVLVITVSDQK, from the coding sequence ATGAACAATACAATACAAAATCCGGAAGTATGGCTCAGAGGGCCATTACCAAATATACCTCCTTTGCTTCAGCCTGTAGCTCATGCCCTTCTACAAGCCCAGGAAGAACTATATACCTATTTAAAAGATTTTCCAGATACCTTGCTTTGGGAACGTCCTGGTGGTGTAGCATCTGTTGGATTCCATCTCCAGCATCTGGCAGGAGTACTCGATAGGTTGTTTACGTATGCCAAAGGACAAGCACTGACCGAACAACAATTAAATTCGCTTTCCTTGGAAGGCAAGTCTCCTACTCCATCCACAACTACACAAGCACTATTACAAGCTTTTGATACACAATTAACAATGGCTTTAGCTCAATTGCGAATAACAGAGGAACAAAGCCTTACAGAAGTGCGCAGAGTCGGTAGAGCTCAGATTCCCTCTACAGTAATAGGTCTGCTTTTCCATGCTGCTGAACATACCCAGCGTCATGTAGGGCAACTACTTGTAACGGCGAAAGTGTTAGTAATTACGGTATCGGACCAAAAATAA
- a CDS encoding DUF6157 family protein: protein MSKEISHTTNYFDTFIEVAEDTKVSCGTIPKSKGGNKTVAECQYELLIKNPYKFTSDDIFFQVFAERNNLTEQEYGEARKNFFSKGQPCFRSSPLTKTYGFGVHSNSEGKVAIFGMETELYQKLQSDPKIKKIKAMRTSKK from the coding sequence ATGAGCAAAGAAATAAGTCATACAACGAACTATTTTGACACTTTTATTGAAGTAGCAGAAGATACCAAAGTTAGTTGTGGAACAATACCAAAATCAAAAGGTGGCAATAAAACAGTTGCTGAATGCCAATATGAGTTACTTATAAAGAACCCTTACAAGTTTACTTCTGATGATATCTTTTTTCAGGTTTTTGCAGAGAGAAATAACTTGACAGAGCAAGAATATGGAGAGGCAAGAAAAAACTTCTTCTCAAAGGGGCAGCCTTGCTTTCGCTCCTCGCCTTTGACTAAGACTTACGGATTTGGAGTTCACTCTAACAGCGAAGGTAAAGTAGCTATCTTTGGAATGGAAACAGAACTATACCAAAAACTTCAAAGTGACCCCAAGATCAAAAAGATAAAGGCAATGCGAACGTCTAAAAAATAA
- a CDS encoding leucine-rich repeat domain-containing protein, producing the protein MKNVCLFLVVSFFLSCGLVIAANPNKEAHSLEEALKHPLEVEELYLSGKQLSTLPKEIGKILNLKKLILHSNQLTTLPTELAKLQLLREINLNENEFTVFPDVLLSLPKLEQLNMGQNRLRELPIELGTVFTLKRLELPHNNFTSFPEAVLNLANLEVLDLADNQILKLPANLGALTQLRSLMLSHNQFKVFPKEILTLVQLRELYLGDNQLSKLPAEISQLRELRSLMLSNNRFTSFPKEVFQLSQLKELYFNGNQLKNIPGEINQLTGLQALGLDKNELIYLPASLQDLSQLIVIFLSENPISQTNQSRLAELLPKVHLEF; encoded by the coding sequence ATGAAAAATGTTTGTCTCTTTCTTGTAGTTAGCTTCTTTCTAAGTTGTGGACTGGTAATTGCTGCCAATCCTAATAAGGAAGCTCATTCTCTGGAAGAGGCTTTAAAACATCCGTTAGAAGTAGAAGAACTATATTTGTCAGGCAAACAGCTATCAACGTTACCAAAAGAAATTGGTAAGATTCTGAATCTGAAAAAACTGATTTTACATAGTAATCAGTTGACTACATTACCCACCGAACTTGCCAAGCTCCAGTTGTTACGCGAGATCAATCTCAATGAAAACGAGTTTACCGTTTTTCCTGATGTATTGCTATCACTTCCTAAACTGGAACAATTAAACATGGGGCAAAACCGGCTTCGGGAACTACCAATAGAGCTGGGAACCGTTTTTACCTTAAAAAGGCTGGAATTACCCCATAATAATTTTACAAGTTTTCCAGAGGCTGTATTAAATCTAGCCAATCTGGAAGTTCTGGATCTGGCAGATAATCAAATACTAAAGCTTCCTGCCAATTTGGGGGCATTGACTCAGTTAAGATCGTTGATGTTGTCACATAACCAGTTCAAAGTATTCCCAAAAGAAATTCTAACTCTTGTTCAGTTACGAGAACTTTATCTGGGTGATAACCAGTTATCAAAACTTCCTGCTGAAATCTCTCAACTTCGGGAACTTCGGTCACTGATGTTGTCAAACAATCGGTTTACCAGTTTCCCCAAAGAAGTATTTCAACTTAGCCAGTTGAAAGAATTATATTTCAATGGAAACCAGTTGAAAAACATACCCGGAGAGATTAACCAACTAACAGGATTACAGGCATTGGGACTAGACAAAAATGAACTAATTTATCTTCCTGCTTCACTACAGGACTTGTCACAACTGATTGTTATTTTCTTATCAGAAAATCCAATCAGCCAAACCAATCAAAGCCGACTGGCGGAATTATTACCCAAAGTCCATCTTGAATTTTAA
- a CDS encoding BatD family protein — translation MSELVSSIVKRLVCLTVLFLCVSGIGGTFTNLRAQSIQTNISARQVSIGQVFYVSFSIKDAKKEVITFPVIDWKGISVLKEVTKDSINTKGEVIVVGIYQMISLQAGDFTLPPQTVVVSNKSLTSSEVSIHVELLPVNQPDFRIEPIEKASSDFSVWMPSVVSGVIVVVLGLLWIGGKKIKDAWPSKKLNPKKEALRQLQKLPQVYSGTDKQYYVQLNRILHTYLSSQLGLQTPSVSVNELKNKLKHYSIDSTKLTQLENLLERLQYILYSSDPISFSDANSLQKEIQDMIQQLTLHSKHSTSFLSAVS, via the coding sequence ATGAGTGAGTTAGTTTCCTCAATAGTAAAGCGTTTGGTATGTTTAACTGTATTGTTTCTGTGCGTATCAGGAATAGGAGGGACTTTCACAAACCTTAGAGCACAGAGTATTCAGACAAATATCTCTGCCAGACAAGTGTCTATAGGGCAGGTATTTTATGTTTCATTTAGTATAAAGGATGCAAAAAAGGAAGTTATAACTTTTCCTGTTATTGACTGGAAAGGAATATCAGTGCTGAAAGAAGTGACTAAAGACTCAATTAACACCAAAGGGGAAGTAATAGTAGTCGGTATATACCAGATGATAAGTCTTCAAGCTGGGGATTTTACATTACCTCCACAAACCGTTGTAGTCTCAAATAAGTCCCTTACATCCTCTGAAGTTTCAATACATGTAGAGTTACTTCCTGTAAATCAGCCTGATTTTCGAATTGAACCGATTGAAAAGGCTTCATCTGATTTCTCTGTCTGGATGCCTTCTGTTGTTTCAGGAGTAATTGTGGTGGTGTTGGGATTATTATGGATAGGCGGAAAAAAGATAAAAGATGCCTGGCCTTCAAAGAAATTAAATCCAAAGAAGGAAGCTCTAAGACAATTGCAGAAGCTTCCACAAGTATATTCAGGAACTGATAAACAATATTATGTACAACTTAATCGGATTTTGCATACATATTTGAGTAGTCAATTAGGTTTACAGACACCCTCTGTTTCAGTTAATGAATTAAAAAATAAACTAAAACATTACTCTATAGATTCAACAAAACTAACACAGTTGGAGAATTTACTGGAAAGACTGCAATATATACTCTATTCTTCTGATCCCATTTCTTTTTCTGACGCAAATTCTTTGCAGAAAGAAATACAGGATATGATTCAACAGCTTACATTGCATTCCAAACATTCAACATCTTTTTTGTCTGCAGTCTCTTGA
- a CDS encoding VWA domain-containing protein — MNPFVIPSFDRFANPEAFGILLILPLIWLIQVWIYRKRQPVIIFSGVKSLKTLDFLIGKTFRLIPGLIQVIGAVFVSIALARPQIQEKSQEKLPQEGVDIMIAMDVSRSMEAEDLKPNRLEAAKKAAQDFVAARSRDRVGLVIYSGECITACPPTTQHALLQNVIQQVDYQNLEDGTAIGLGLANAVNRLKDSKAKSKVIILLTDGENNAGFIAPQTAAEMARQKKIKVYTIGVGKNGLAPFPMHTFDGSKAYQQVPFSINEDLLRQIASQTGGIFYRADSRESLQQIYSEIDRLEKSTIEERIQYRYTEVFTPFLVWALMCLTISFLFRFVILRSVL, encoded by the coding sequence TTGAATCCATTTGTTATCCCTTCTTTCGATCGTTTTGCGAATCCTGAAGCATTTGGGATTTTACTGATATTGCCATTGATATGGTTGATACAGGTATGGATTTACCGGAAACGGCAACCTGTCATAATCTTTTCCGGGGTGAAATCTCTAAAAACATTGGACTTTTTGATAGGTAAGACGTTCCGTCTTATTCCTGGATTGATACAAGTTATAGGGGCAGTATTTGTTAGTATTGCATTGGCCCGACCCCAGATACAGGAAAAGAGTCAGGAGAAACTTCCTCAGGAAGGAGTAGACATAATGATAGCCATGGATGTTTCCAGAAGTATGGAAGCTGAGGATCTGAAACCTAACCGCTTAGAGGCCGCAAAAAAGGCTGCTCAAGATTTTGTGGCAGCTCGATCGCGTGATCGTGTAGGCCTTGTTATCTATTCTGGAGAATGTATAACTGCCTGTCCACCTACTACTCAGCATGCACTGCTGCAAAATGTAATTCAACAAGTTGATTATCAGAATCTGGAGGATGGTACCGCTATTGGGTTGGGATTGGCCAATGCAGTAAATCGGTTGAAAGATAGTAAGGCTAAAAGTAAAGTTATTATTCTATTAACAGATGGGGAAAATAATGCTGGTTTTATTGCTCCGCAGACAGCCGCAGAAATGGCCCGGCAAAAGAAAATAAAAGTATATACTATAGGTGTTGGAAAAAACGGGCTGGCCCCTTTTCCTATGCATACCTTTGATGGTTCCAAAGCCTATCAGCAGGTTCCGTTTAGCATCAATGAAGATCTGCTACGCCAGATTGCATCACAGACAGGAGGAATATTTTATAGAGCTGATAGTCGGGAAAGCCTGCAACAGATCTATTCCGAAATCGACAGACTCGAAAAAAGTACTATAGAAGAAAGGATACAATATCGTTATACAGAAGTTTTTACTCCTTTTTTAGTATGGGCATTGATGTGCCTGACTATATCCTTTCTATTTCGCTTTGTCATCCTGCGAAGTGTATTATAG
- a CDS encoding MoxR family ATPase, giving the protein MSISSSTTPSALTEKVQEQSLWLATLTSEVNKVIVGQANMVEKLLIGLLSGGHILLEGVPGLAKTLAIKTLSSAIHAKFSRIQFTPDLLPADVVGTMIYNLAQNEFLPKKGPVFANFVLADEINRAPEKVQSALLEAMAEKQVTIGDQTFKLDEPFLVLATQNPIEQGGTYPLPEAQADRFLLKVLISYPGKEDERLIIRQHQLSEQQKIQVVLKPEQLLEARQTVKSIYMDEKVEDYILNLIFATRQPESVKLEKLKPLLSFGASPRGSIGLTMAAKAHAFLQQRAYVTPDDVRAIVAEVLRHRIGLSYEAQAENILPDDVIREILNTVPMP; this is encoded by the coding sequence ATGTCTATATCTTCATCAACTACTCCCAGCGCACTAACCGAAAAAGTACAGGAGCAAAGCCTCTGGCTGGCTACTCTTACCTCAGAAGTAAATAAAGTGATTGTAGGACAGGCTAATATGGTGGAAAAACTTTTGATTGGTTTGTTGAGTGGGGGGCATATTTTGCTGGAAGGAGTACCTGGTCTGGCTAAAACACTGGCTATTAAAACACTATCATCGGCTATTCATGCCAAGTTTAGTCGTATACAGTTTACTCCTGACCTGTTACCGGCAGATGTGGTAGGAACTATGATTTATAATCTGGCACAAAACGAATTCTTGCCTAAAAAGGGACCAGTATTTGCTAATTTCGTACTAGCAGATGAAATCAACCGGGCTCCTGAGAAGGTGCAATCTGCTTTGCTAGAGGCAATGGCTGAAAAGCAGGTAACTATAGGAGATCAGACTTTTAAGCTAGATGAACCTTTTCTGGTACTGGCTACACAGAATCCAATTGAGCAAGGAGGAACCTATCCACTACCCGAAGCTCAGGCAGACCGCTTTTTACTGAAAGTTCTAATAAGCTATCCAGGTAAAGAAGACGAACGATTGATTATACGTCAGCACCAATTATCTGAGCAACAGAAAATTCAGGTTGTATTGAAACCTGAGCAATTACTAGAGGCTCGCCAAACTGTTAAAAGCATTTATATGGATGAGAAAGTAGAAGATTATATTCTGAATCTCATCTTTGCTACCCGTCAACCGGAATCTGTGAAATTGGAAAAATTAAAGCCTTTATTAAGCTTTGGGGCTTCCCCACGTGGAAGTATAGGCCTTACAATGGCTGCCAAGGCACACGCCTTTTTACAGCAAAGAGCCTATGTAACTCCAGACGATGTACGAGCTATTGTAGCAGAAGTGCTACGTCACCGTATTGGTTTGAGTTATGAAGCACAGGCCGAAAACATACTGCCTGACGATGTAATTCGGGAAATTTTAAATACTGTTCCAATGCCTTAA